The Carassius auratus strain Wakin unplaced genomic scaffold, ASM336829v1 scaf_tig00215912, whole genome shotgun sequence sequence ttcatttacaatattttgatcattttgttTCCACAGGTTGATGGTGATATTTTTACCACCTATTCCTGCACCTAAAATTAGAGGTATCGACCCAGAGCTGCTGAAGGTAATTTTGCATCAAACATGTACAATTTTATATGATTTCGTGCATGATCATTTTGTTAATCTTTTAATAAGAattatatttgtcttgtttttgcAACTGcaagtaattataataatgtggAACAGAGGAAGTAAAGCATGGAAAATGCATAACCTAGTGATTTTGAAAAAGATTTTGATTTAAGAATTAGTCAGAAATTACTACAGCAATGTCACCAAAACAATGATGTGTCTACATGAATAAGTATATTAGGAAGACTGTTacataataattgtttaaatcgTTGCATTATAAAATTAGACTGAAAAGActgagggccctattttaacgatctgaaacgcaagtgtcaaagcgcaaagcgcaagtaagtttgtgggcgggtctcggcgctgttgctattttcccggcgggataaatggctcttgcgcccggcgcaaatctaaaatgggttggtctgaagtagcttcattattcataggtgtggtttgggcgtaacgtgaaataaaccaatcagagcgtcatccaacattgcctttaaaagcaggtgcgcaagttccattatggattgctattattatggcgtatttaccaggcgcacgccaggagcggttcacagccgaggagactgatgttcttgtaagagcagtgaaagacagagaagttgtgttgtatggggatgggaaaataattagcctgaataatttgtaagctagatttatgcctattttgttcacatcttcgtgtcacaccacaatgatttccgtcatctcatgtgttaatatttttttagtgtaacaatttatgatttgcaaaaataactgttgcatctgtgtagattacatgagcaaagtgtatgcgcgttgtgcacgctatacattatggtcaagcttgcgcccttaaaatagcagaatgaacaacgcgcaacgcgccactgactttagactatgttttttctggtcagtggcgcaattgtttaatggaacagcaaaatagcaccagggattgtttgcgccggaacacgcctccttttttgcgctgaaccgcccagggagcgcaagttcattcactagtttagcgacgtgcttctgtggagggaaaagcgcgctttgcgcgggtgcaaaataggaatgacacatgcgtcggtgtacaaagtcaattgcgctgggtgcaagatagggccctgaGCCTCTGTTCAAACCTAGCATGATTTGCAAAGTGGCATGAATCACTGCAGAACTTGATTGTTTTGAAAAGGTCATAATTGTTGACATGTTGTGGGTGTTCTCCCGTAATCATTAAAACCTCCGGATAGCTCAGGGACTTGTTAATTAAACAACCCTCGTACTCCATTTTTAGAGCATAATGTAAGCATTAAACAATTAAACTCCACGAGCAATTCGAAAACAAACACACTTAAGCcaacatataaatgtaatatttttgatgcatgatgattggttaaaaaaattattgattgtatttttttttctatcatagTTTTATTTGATTGTATATGGGACTTGTTTTGTTGATACTAATAACACCATATATATTTCCCTTAACTGACAGAATGGAAAGCTTGACCAGCTCCATTCTTTGTTGAGCAGTCAAGATATGTACAAGCCGGACTTCTACCATGAGGATCCATGGGTGGAGTTCATCCAGCTGGACCTTGATGACCCTGCAGAGAAGAATGAGAGTTCTGATACACAACATCTGCTGGGCTTGTCCCGCTCAGACTCTTCTCACTTCCTGAATTTCAAAAGTGACAACGAGTCAGGTCGTGCTAGCCCTAAACCCGTGGACTTGCCTTTGGTTTCCAGAAGCAGCTCATCCATCTCTGATCTTGGCATCCAGCAGACATCCGAAGTTGAGGAAACGCCCATTCAAACACAACCCACTGTGCCCAGCTGGGTTAACATGGACTTTTATGCCCAAGTAAGTGATTTCACAGCAGCAGGAGGAGTGGTGCTTTCACCTGGACAACTGAACAGCCCTCCGGTGAAAAAGAAGGAAGAAGAGAATGAGAAGAAGATACAATTCCAGTTGGTTTCCGATGGAGCCTACACCTCAGAGAACACAGCCAGGCTGCTTTCTGCCGATATGCCACCCAGCCCTGGTCCTGAGCAGGGCTACCAAGCATTCTCAACCCAAGATATTGAGGGGAACCTCTGGAATGTCGAGTACCTGGTGTCCGCCAATGATTCCCAGACGCCGTGCCTGGTTCCTGAAGCTCCTCCGGCCCCCATACTGCCCCCAGTATCAGACTATACTGTAGTGCAGGAGGTAGACGCCCAGCACAGCCTCCTCCTGAATCCTCCTCCCTCACAGCCCGTGATATGCCCTCACAGCCCAAACAAACATCTCTCCGCAATGCCAACCATGCCCATGGGGTACCTCACCCCAGAACTCCTGGGAAACCTGAACCCATGAAGGAACTAAAAAGCACAAAACTCATGGTCTTGTTGTACCTTTTCACTGCTGGAAACCAAAGTTGCATGAATGGCATGACAGTTGATGAAAATTCCATTTTGTTTGGGAATTCTGCGCATGAATTTTCTCTGATATACGCAACAAAATGGAACatgcttaaaacattttttttctgtcagctTTTGCAGCAGTGATACGGTAACTCACTGGGAGATTTTAAATGTGCTTTCGATTTACAATCAGAAACAGCTGGttacatgcaaaaaataataattatatatatatatatatatatatatatatatatatatatatatatatatatatatatatatatatatatatatatatatcactacaGATATATGCTCGCTTGCTGTATCTGAGAAccgttttgaaaatgtgtgtatctTATTACAAAGTTACAGATCTAGAGCAACTGTGGCATTGGGATGAAGAGTTGACAAAATGAATTCAAACATATCTTTATAAAAAAACACAGGTGAAAGATGAATCACTTTACTCTGATTACATCAACCCAGATTTGCTCATATatggtatattaaatatattccatTGCATCATATCAAGGTTCCTGAATTATTTCGTTTTGTGGACGAGTCAGTATATTTTCTCAAGTCTCCACACAGCCTTGATCTTAAGGGAACCTGCTTCCCCAGATTTATGGGAGCCATTTTGAGCGCTGCATCCTTTCTGCACACTTTATCTTCTGCCACATCCAGATGGATAAACTCAGcaaatgtacttttttaataTGCTAAATATGGTTGTGGTGCAGCTGTGTATTTTAGCATCACTATATATGACTGTAATATTTGCGATCATTACTAGAAAAGGTTGAGACAAGTTTTTGTGATGATAATAGCCCACTGAACAAGGTGTTACCttgttcaaaaaatgaaaaattaactttttatttgtatgtattcaGGGGAAATGTCAAAATCAAAGTGCTTATAGAGTCTTTGCTGTGCAATGCAGACTGTATGgcaattttcttatattttatctTTGTACATGTAGCAGTTTTATATTGATGAAGAcactatatatgtatacatgcatTTACAATGGGAGTTACACTACAGAATAGCTGGGAAAGATGTGCCAAATTTTGGACTTGTTTAATTAGAAAAAGACTTGCAATTAAATAAGGCTACAGTTCTTGCCTGGACAATGAATTAAGTGATGTCCTATAGAAACAGCACATTATTGTGCAACATGGCCTCTACACAGGGACAAAAGCTGCTTTTAAGTAGAGCTATtttatgaaatcatgcattataatAACTGGAGAATTAAAAACTATCTTTTTTATTTACACCCATAGAGTGTTAAGATTTGTCAAGCCACATATTGGAAACCCAGTTGGTGAAATTCTCACAGATGTAATTCTGTGTTCTTGATAAGTTTGTACAGAAAAAGTACTGCTTGTTAAGTTTTATACAGTAGATGAGCTTATATTGAGCACTTTGTGACGTTCTCTGTTTTTAGAGAAACACAGTGGAGGTATATGATGGTGAAGAAGGAGACTATGATGCTTGAATATTGGGTCCTATTTGTTTTAGGTGTCTGTTGTAGTTACAGTGCCTTCCAAAAGTTTTTTGCTGATTTggagttacatttatttgtgccCCAATCTTTTACATGTATATTAAAGGTATTCAGACAGTCTTACAAACCATTTCTTGCTCGGTGAATTGCTATTAATTCTTAATATTGCATATGCCAACAGTATAGCTAAGGAAATAGTTCAACCCACAATGAcaattctgtttatttttgaatacattcATCATGCACATTTTAGTTTCCTCATTTACAAAGACAGTGAACCATGATTTTAAGCTTCAAAAATTACCCAAATAGAAATTATTCAATACGACTGGTGCCTGATGTCATTTGAAAGCTTTGTGTGATGAACAAACCAAAGTTTAATCTGTTATACTGTGATAATCTTCAGCTCCATTAGTCTGGGTCTTAAAATCAGTGAGTTTAATGATTCGGGAATGACTTGTCCAGTTTGTAAATCTAATCAAATCCTATTTTGTTCACTAAAACAGACTCACAAGAACAATTAGTTCACTCATCCAGTCTTTGAGTTCAACTCATGATTTGGTCTCTGCAGTTCCAGGATGCATACGATTACATTTGTTGTCATTTTCAAAGCTTGATCAACCTACTGTGAACTGATATAGTATAGGAAATAGCAATGAGAATATTTACCAAAAGTTACCTTTTAgtgttccatgaaaaaaaaaaaattataacagcaTACAGGTTAAGAACAACAcgagtgtgagtaaataatgacagaatattcagtTTTGAAATAAACTGATCCTCATGAATAGCttcatgtaatttatttacagaCATCACAGAACTAGCATGATGTTCTGCCAGATCTGCACAGATGCCATGAGCTGAACCTGCTTGTAGTGCACCCTTTGCGGTCAGTTTTTCCCCTTTGTATGTGAAAGGTCTAAATTGTGCTGTTACTTTCAACCTGTGCATAGTTGAACATTTCTTTAGTTTTCTGCTATAGTTCACACGTAAATTCTGGagttattttattatctaatttCCAGAGTTTTGTTTACTgagaaaaatctatttaatcTTTAAATACAAAACATCTTTACATTGATTTTGGAAGGCAGTGTATGTGCTTTTATAACTCAGGCTAATCAAATGTATTGtttgatttaatcatttatttagtaCAATTTGAATGCTTCGTTGTACCGCAGTAGAATGAAGTGCCATAATTATGATGATAAGCCTTTGTTATTGTGCGAACACACAGATACACCTAAGACAATGGGACCAAAAACTGTTGAACAATGAGCCAGAGGGAAGGACTTGATGCTGAAATTCATAttagatgtgtgtatatatatatatatatatatatatatatatatatatatatatatatatatgtatatatatatatatgtatatatgtatatatgtatatatgtatatatatgtgtatatatatatatatatatgtatatatatatatatatatatatgtgtgtgtatatatatatatatatatatatatatatatatatatatatatatgtgtgtgtgtgtatatatatatatatatatatatatatatatatatatatatatatatatatatatatgtatatgtgtgtgtatatatatatatatatatatttatatatatatatatatatatatatatatatatatatatatatatatatatatatatatatagtgtagaTATTGGTGTAGAGAAAAAATGGTACAGTAGAAAGTATTTAGCTTTCTCTTATTTTGAAAATGAGCCAGagaaggaaattaaaaaaaaacagttaaaacatttacttttgtATTATGGCATGcagaaataaaaagtatttaatataatatattatatatacaatatgtataatatgatatatttaGACCGATTTGAATGGCCTACACTTTATGTGCctccacacacacagaacaggaCATAAGCTAAATCAGTAAATTTAAAACCTAAATGAGGAGTAATGATTTCACTTGTGAAGTCCTGCATatgtttattatgtgtatatatgatTAGTGGGCCTATACATGATGTAGTCAATCTTAACACTGTGCTAAGCAACGTGccattcttttatatatatatatataaagatattgcCTTACTGAGAAATATCAAGTATTATACAGCTCTTCTGCTGCTGCCATTGCTGTGAAACCAGCATGTTCATGTTTTAATGGAAATGTCTTAAGCTGTCATGATATGTGGCGTAcgatatgtatatgtattttaactTCTGCTGTTTGTTGCGTTTCCTGCAGTGCTGCTCCTCTTTATTACCTTCTCATGTAGCATTTTCCTATGAATCTCCATCTTTCGCAAAATTCTTAAAATGCATAGGCAGTTAAATGCCTGTCTGTACATGCAAGTTGATAAATGTACATGATATATAGACATGCTATTACATTTAATCTTCTGTAAGGTTAGTCCTGTATGTGACTAGATATTTTTTGGAGCAGTGTATTTGCCTTGATGCAGACCGCTGAGCATTAATGAGACATTATAAAGAACTTGATTCACGTTTGTTATT is a genomic window containing:
- the LOC113096320 gene encoding growth hormone receptor-like, translated to MAYSLSLSLLYLGLLCGNGLVSARGSELFTADPSRGPHFMGCRSREQETFRCWWSAGTFQNLTEPGALRVFYKTKKALSEWQECPDYTRTVENECYFNKTYTQIWTSYCVQLRSVPQNITYDEACFTVENIVHPDPPVGLNWTLLNVSRSGLHFDVLVRWAPPPSADVQMGWMSLVYQVHYRVRNASHWEMLDLESGTQQSIYGLHTDKEYEVRVRCKMLAFDNFGEFSNSIIVHVAQIPSKESMFPTTLVLIFGVIGVVILLVLLIFSQQQKLMVIFLPPIPAPKIRGIDPELLKNGKLDQLHSLLSSQDMYKPDFYHEDPWVEFIQLDLDDPAEKNESSDTQHLLGLSRSDSSHFLNFKSDNESGRASPKPVDLPLVSRSSSSISDLGIQQTSEVEETPIQTQPTVPSWVNMDFYAQVSDFTAAGGVVLSPGQLNSPPVKKKEEENEKKIQFQLVSDGAYTSENTARLLSADMPPSPGPEQGYQAFSTQDIEGNLWNVEYLVSANDSQTPCLVPEAPPAPILPPVSDYTVVQEVDAQHSLLLNPPPSQPVICPHSPNKHLSAMPTMPMGYLTPELLGNLNP